One Sander vitreus isolate 19-12246 chromosome 22, sanVit1, whole genome shotgun sequence DNA segment encodes these proteins:
- the c22h8orf89 gene encoding putative uncharacterized protein C8orf89 homolog, which yields MMTFQVNASLPNVTAKALLSEGSSNCSQRGPDAARYPAYWNVGMGAGGGQAAVRQNNQIRRKLPVIQPLSKSRDWKTLVSGYIVRGSPNLAKDDRLGTEINGPEKDISGRHFLFDKQCARLERTRTVIPPLTRDYHVHRPGNQHPLSLSKKLSHSHAGRPFTLGYPERYDLNTTPAILFPSTLVLNGRNTFSAENCKLSRPKVNYPTYNLLTVKDNQKSQSYPDPVVGASRSFIHRISELSTLEGETVRQEKLKKMRKAKKPSS from the exons ATGATGACTTTCCAGGTTAATGCATCGCTGCCTAACGTTACCGCAAAGGCTTTATTGTCGGAGGGAAGCTCAAATTGCAGCCAGCGCGGCCCTGATGCGGCTAGATATCCAGCATACTGGAACGTTGGCATGGGAGCAGGTGGAGGACAAGCAGCTGTCCgacaaaataatcaaataagGAGGAAATTGCCTGTGATTCAACCCTTGAGCA AGTCCAGGGATTGGAAAACCTTGGTTAGCGGCTACATAGTTCGAGG CTCACCTAACCTGGCCAAAGATGACAGACTGGGAACAGAGATCAATGGCCCAGAGAAGGACATCTCTGGAAGACACTTTCTTTTTGATAAACAAT GTGCGAGGTTAGAGAGGACCAGAACTGTGATTCCTCCACTGACAAGAGACTACCATGTGCACAGACCCGGCAACCAGCATCCCCTCAGCCTCTCCAAGAAGCTTTCCCACAGTCATGCAGGGCGGCCTTTCACCTTAGG CTACCCTGAAAGATATGATCTGAATACAACTCCAGCCATCCTCTTTCCCTCCACTTTAGTCCTCAATGGCAGAAACACCTTCTCCGCTGAGAACTGCAAGCTTAGCAG GCCTAAGGTGAATTATCCAACCTACAACCTACTGACTGTTAAAGATAATCAAAAGA GCCAGTCCTATCCAGACCCAGTGGTCGGAGCCTCTCGCTCTTTTATCCACAGGATATCTGAGCTGTCCACCTTGGAGGGTGAGACGGTGAGACAAGAAAAGCTCAAGAAAATGAGGAAAGCTAAAAAACCTTCATCCTGA